Below is a window of Shinella sp. PSBB067 DNA.
CAGTTCCTCGATGACGAAATCCTGGAAGCGGGTGAGGTTTTCGGCGATGCAGTGGAGGAGGAAATCGCTGTCGCCGGAGACCATCCAGGCCTGGCGGACCATCGGCCACTCGCCGGTCGCGGCGGCGAACGCCTTGAGGTTGGCTTCGGACTGGTGCTTGAGGCCGACCATGCAGAAGGCGACGAGGTCGTAGCCGAGGGCGGGCGCGTTCAGCATTGCCGTGTAGCCCTCGATGATGCCGGCCTCCTCCAGCTTTCGCACGCGGCGAAGGCACGGCGGGGCGGAAATGCCGGCGCGCGCGGCCAGCTCCACATTGGTCATCCGGCCATCGGCCTGGAGCTCCTTCAGGATGCGGATGTCGATGGCGTCTAGTTCTGCACGGAACATGGGGCTTTTCGGAACCTTTCGGGATGGCGACCGGAAGTGACCCGAATCGCCGCATCAGCGCAACATTGTTACCGCAAGCGGCACAAATATGTCACGCGGCTTCGCTAGTCTGTTGGCAAAGCGCCGCACGCACTTGAAACTGTCCGCGCTCCCCTCATAAATGGGCATCGAACGAAGACACGCCGGCCCGTGCCCTGCGCGCGACCCGCGCGGGCGGGCCGA
It encodes the following:
- a CDS encoding Lrp/AsnC family transcriptional regulator codes for the protein MFRAELDAIDIRILKELQADGRMTNVELAARAGISAPPCLRRVRKLEEAGIIEGYTAMLNAPALGYDLVAFCMVGLKHQSEANLKAFAAATGEWPMVRQAWMVSGDSDFLLHCIAENLTRFQDFVIEELTANPQVDTVRTMLTIRQVKKVGLVEI